A genomic segment from Triticum dicoccoides isolate Atlit2015 ecotype Zavitan chromosome 1A, WEW_v2.0, whole genome shotgun sequence encodes:
- the LOC119358036 gene encoding serine/threonine-protein kinase 19-like isoform X3 → MRTQFPKLEKVVTQPFILQSQLYSSVKDRTQVDRDLESLKKDRVLRVFKLNTGQDDHAIMFMDDYLKQMESAVRRSTGKNKDGSEVFDWFEKYVLRSKLDVSIDHLELCSLLSHGGDARDKHITLLMNAGLLTRQLIDPNMFWFSIPSIGPILKGLSQGRKEVLSLLNRRKYKEMLLSSLEKTRLRLSPLDVRFHLRDLIGSGHIKTVQTPTGLLARVSTD, encoded by the exons ATGCGCACACAGTTCCCAAAGCTAGAGAAG GTTGTAACACAGCCTTTCATTTTACAGTCCCAATTGTATAGTAGTGTGAAGGACAGGACACAAGTTGATAGAGATTTGGAG TCACTGAAGAAAGACAGAGTACTCCGTGTATTCAAACTCAATACTGGGCAGGATGACCATGCAATCATGTTCATGGATGATTATCTTAAACAG ATGGAATCTGCTGTCAGGAGGTCAACGGGTAAAAACAAAGATGGTAGTGAAGTGTTCGACTGGTTTGAGAAATATGTTCTGCGTTCGAAATTGGATGTTAGCATTGATCACCTAGAGCTG TGCTCACTGTTATCACATGGTGGTGATGCAAGAGATAAACATATCACCTTATTGATGAATGCTGGTCTCCTG ACACGCCAACTAATAGATCCAAACATGTTCTGGTTTTCTATTCCAAGTATTGGTCCTATCTTGAAAGGCCTATCCCAG GGGAGGAAGGAAGTTCTTTCATTACTGAACCGTCGGAAGTACAAGGAGATGCTACTATCTTCACTGGAGAAGACGAGGTTGAGGTTATCACCTCTCGATGTGCGGTTCCACCTCCGTGATCTGATTGGGTCTGGTCACATAAAGACGGTTCAAACACCCACTGGCTTACTTGCTCGCGTGTCAACAGATTGA
- the LOC119358036 gene encoding serine/threonine-protein kinase 19 homolog isoform X2, which produces MAEPWPSYSSSSRGKKKRPRSPNDDATSSQGRTENSTSLEDNLIFSDTLIALQLMRTQFPKLEKSLKKDRVLRVFKLNTGQDDHAIMFMDDYLKQMESAVRRSTGKNKDGSEVFDWFEKYVLRSKLDVSIDHLELCSLLSHGGDARDKHITLLMNAGLLTRQLIDPNMFWFSIPSIGPILKGLSQGRKEVLSLLNRRKYKEMLLSSLEKTRLRLSPLDVRFHLRDLIGSGHIKTVQTPTGLLARVSTD; this is translated from the exons ATGGCAGAACCATGGCCATCGTATTCGTCATCATCTCGTGGGAAAAAGAAGCGACCACGCTCTCCTAATGACGATGCCACAAGTTCACAAGGCAGAACCGAGAACAGCACAAGCCTTG aggacaaccttATATTCAGTGATACTTTGATAGCTCTACAGTTGATGCGCACACAGTTCCCAAAGCTAGAGAAG TCACTGAAGAAAGACAGAGTACTCCGTGTATTCAAACTCAATACTGGGCAGGATGACCATGCAATCATGTTCATGGATGATTATCTTAAACAG ATGGAATCTGCTGTCAGGAGGTCAACGGGTAAAAACAAAGATGGTAGTGAAGTGTTCGACTGGTTTGAGAAATATGTTCTGCGTTCGAAATTGGATGTTAGCATTGATCACCTAGAGCTG TGCTCACTGTTATCACATGGTGGTGATGCAAGAGATAAACATATCACCTTATTGATGAATGCTGGTCTCCTG ACACGCCAACTAATAGATCCAAACATGTTCTGGTTTTCTATTCCAAGTATTGGTCCTATCTTGAAAGGCCTATCCCAG GGGAGGAAGGAAGTTCTTTCATTACTGAACCGTCGGAAGTACAAGGAGATGCTACTATCTTCACTGGAGAAGACGAGGTTGAGGTTATCACCTCTCGATGTGCGGTTCCACCTCCGTGATCTGATTGGGTCTGGTCACATAAAGACGGTTCAAACACCCACTGGCTTACTTGCTCGCGTGTCAACAGATTGA
- the LOC119269559 gene encoding ribosomal protein S19, mitochondrial-like: protein MSIRSLVASRLARSGHALPAAISQAPRAQHAASPLLSGTRAFSSRALWKGAFVDAFLQRIKNNRENLSGRKIWSRRSSILPEFVGSSVLIYNGKTHVRCKITEGKVGHKLGEFAFTRRRRPHRAITGKAGGQGKGKKK, encoded by the exons ATGTCGATTCGTTCTCTCGTCGCCTCCAGGCTCGCCAGGTCCGGCCACGCCCTCCCCGCGGCCATCTCCCAG GCGCCCAGGGCCCAGCACGCCGCGTCTCCGCTGCTCTCGGGGACTCGTGCTTTCAG CTCAAGGGCTCTATGGAAGGGGGCGTTCGTCGACGCGTTCCTGCAAAGAATCAAGAACAATAGGGAGAATCTGAGCGGCAGGAAGATCTGGTCTCGCAGGTCTTCCATCCTGCCGGAGTTCGTCGGCTCCTCCGTGCTCatctacaacggcaagactcacgtcCGTTGCAAGATCACCGAAGGCAAGGTCGGCCATAAGCTCGGGGAGTTTGCTTTCACGCGCAGGCGGAGGCCTCATCGGGCCATCACGGGGAAGGCCGGCGGTCAAGGAAAGGGCAAGAAGAAGTAA
- the LOC119358036 gene encoding serine/threonine-protein kinase 19-like isoform X1 — translation MAEPWPSYSSSSRGKKKRPRSPNDDATSSQGRTENSTSLEDNLIFSDTLIALQLMRTQFPKLEKVVTQPFILQSQLYSSVKDRTQVDRDLESLKKDRVLRVFKLNTGQDDHAIMFMDDYLKQMESAVRRSTGKNKDGSEVFDWFEKYVLRSKLDVSIDHLELCSLLSHGGDARDKHITLLMNAGLLTRQLIDPNMFWFSIPSIGPILKGLSQGRKEVLSLLNRRKYKEMLLSSLEKTRLRLSPLDVRFHLRDLIGSGHIKTVQTPTGLLARVSTD, via the exons ATGGCAGAACCATGGCCATCGTATTCGTCATCATCTCGTGGGAAAAAGAAGCGACCACGCTCTCCTAATGACGATGCCACAAGTTCACAAGGCAGAACCGAGAACAGCACAAGCCTTG aggacaaccttATATTCAGTGATACTTTGATAGCTCTACAGTTGATGCGCACACAGTTCCCAAAGCTAGAGAAG GTTGTAACACAGCCTTTCATTTTACAGTCCCAATTGTATAGTAGTGTGAAGGACAGGACACAAGTTGATAGAGATTTGGAG TCACTGAAGAAAGACAGAGTACTCCGTGTATTCAAACTCAATACTGGGCAGGATGACCATGCAATCATGTTCATGGATGATTATCTTAAACAG ATGGAATCTGCTGTCAGGAGGTCAACGGGTAAAAACAAAGATGGTAGTGAAGTGTTCGACTGGTTTGAGAAATATGTTCTGCGTTCGAAATTGGATGTTAGCATTGATCACCTAGAGCTG TGCTCACTGTTATCACATGGTGGTGATGCAAGAGATAAACATATCACCTTATTGATGAATGCTGGTCTCCTG ACACGCCAACTAATAGATCCAAACATGTTCTGGTTTTCTATTCCAAGTATTGGTCCTATCTTGAAAGGCCTATCCCAG GGGAGGAAGGAAGTTCTTTCATTACTGAACCGTCGGAAGTACAAGGAGATGCTACTATCTTCACTGGAGAAGACGAGGTTGAGGTTATCACCTCTCGATGTGCGGTTCCACCTCCGTGATCTGATTGGGTCTGGTCACATAAAGACGGTTCAAACACCCACTGGCTTACTTGCTCGCGTGTCAACAGATTGA